One genomic segment of Primulina tabacum isolate GXHZ01 chromosome 9, ASM2559414v2, whole genome shotgun sequence includes these proteins:
- the LOC142555220 gene encoding ABC transporter B family member 11-like, with protein sequence MAEVNQFDKETENGQNQTPGTTDIKRISNSGNEQIGDVNKVPFYKLFSFADSADYALMATGLVSAMGSGLCLPLMTLLFGELANSFGNNVGTRSVAHEVSKVSLKFVYLAVGSGIAAFSQVSCWMITGERQAVRIRNLYLRAILRQDIGYFDKEANTGEIMDRMTNETILIQNAIGEKVGKFLQLSASFFGGFVIAFTKGWILALVLLSVIPVLVISAALMTVLISKLTSRGQSAYSAAAVVAEQTVSSIRTVASFTGEKQAVAKYEKFLYRAYEAGVHEGLAAGLGSGVFMLVLFSSYALAIWFGAKMIIHKGYSGGDVLNIIMAVLMGSLSLGQVSPCLSAFAAGQVAAYKIYHAISRKPEIDPISAEGRVLKDIKGDVELHDVHFSYPSRPNENIFIRFSLRVPNGTTLALVGESGSGKSTVINLVERFYDPQAGEVLIDGINIKEFQLRWIRGKIGLVSQEPVLFASSIKDNILYGKDGASIEEVETAAEHANAAKFIDKLPQGLDTMVGQNGIQLSGGQKQRIALARAILKDPRILLLDEATSALDAESERVVQEALDRVMINRTTLIVAHRLSTVKNADAIAVIQHGKIVEEGSHSELTQDLDGAYSRLIRLQEFNKASPQNSLNDKSGAEITSDSGQQSSQHISFLRSLSRGSSETGNSSRHSFSLSMGVPLPVNELHSSLGDPKNLTLSQHKVEHKIPLCRLARLNKPEIPELLLGSLAAGVNGAILPLFGFLFSSVVTTFYQPAHKLWKESKFWAFMFVLLGLVSLLATPLKTYFFSVAGCKLIKRIRLMCFEKVVHMEISWFDKMENSSSLISSRLSTDATSVRSLVGDSLGLLVQNIATAAVGLIISFTASWQLSLIVLFLLPLIGLNGYLHMKFIAGFSADAKKSYEEATQVAGDAIGSIRTVASFCAEVKILNLHKEKCEVPLRLGTKQGLLSGAGLGISLFFLYSVYAVSYYAGARLVDAGKITFGHVFRVFLGLSMTAVAISQSGALAPDSGKARAGAASIFTFLDQELKIDSLDNSGTILENVKGDIEFRNVSFKYPSRPDVQIFKDLCLAIHSGKTVALVGESGCGKSTILSLLQRFYDPDAGQITLDGVEVQTLKLKWLRKQMGLVSQEPVLFNDTIRANIAYGKEGNATETEIFAAAELANAHKFVSSLQEGYNTMVGERGVQLSGGQKQRVAIARAMLKGPRILLLDEATSALDAESERVVQDALDRVILNRTTIIVAQRLSTITNADVIAVVNDGVIAEEGKHEDLIHKKDGIYASLVALQAAGA encoded by the exons ATGGCTGAGGTAAACCAATTTGATAAAGAAACAGAAAATGGACAAAACCAAACTCCAGGAACCACAGATATAAAACGAATCTCAAATAGCGGAAATGAGCAGATTGGAGACGTGAATAAAGTTCCATTCTATAAGCTATTCTCATTTGCAGACTCAGCAGATTATGCACTAATGGCCACTGGATTAGTCTCAGCTATGGGAAGTGGATTATGCCTGCCGCTCATGACGTTGTTATTTGGCGAATTAGCCAACTCATTCGGAAATAATGTAGGAACTCGAAGCGTCGCTCATGAAGTCTCCAAG GTGTCCTTAAAGTTTGTGTATCTAGCCGTCGGATCTGGTATAGCTGCATTTTCCC AGGTATCATGCTGGATGATCACAGGGGAAAGGCAGGCAGTTCGAATAAGAAATTTGTACCTCAGAGCCATTCTAAGGCAAGATATTGGATATTTTGACAAAGAGGCAAATACCGGAGAAATTATGGATAGGATGACAAATGAAACTATTTTGATTCAAAATGCTATAGGCGAAAAG GTAGGCAAGTTTTTACAGCTTTCAGCATCGTTCTTTGGAGGGTTCGTGATAGCTTTCACGAAGGGATGGATTCTTGCTCTCGTCTTGCTTTCCGTGATTCCTGTTCTAGTTATCTCTGCTGCTTTAATGACTGTCCTCATATCGAAGTTGACATCACGTGGACAATCCGCATATTCTGCAGCAGCTGTTGTTGCTGAACAAACCGTTAGCTCGATAAGAACT GTTGCATCTTTCACAGGGGAAAAGCAAGCTGTCGCTAAGTATGAAAAATTTCTATATAGAGCTTATGAAGCTGGTGTGCACGAGGGGTTGGCTGCTGGATTAGGTTCTGGTGTATTTATGTTAGTTCTATTCAGCAGTTATGCCTTAGCAATATGGTTTGGTGCGAAGATGATTATACACAAAGGATACTCGGGTGGAGATGTACTGAACATAATAATGGCCGTTCTTATGGGATCTCT TTCTTTAGGACAGGTATCACCATGCTTGAGTGCATTTGCCGCTGGTCAAGTTGCTGcttataaaatttatcatgcaATATCAAGAAAACCAGAAATAGATCCTATCAGTGCAGAAGGAAGGGTATTGAAAGACATCAAGGGGGATGTTGAGCTTCATGACGTGCACTTTAGCTACCCTTCTAGGCCAAACGAGAACATATTTATCAGGTTTTCTCTACGAGTTCCAAATGGGACAACACTAGCTTTGGTTGGAGAAAGCGGAAGCGGAAAATCAACGGTCATAAATCTTGTCGAGAGGTTTTATGATCCACAAGCTGGCGAAGTGCTGATTGATGGCATTAATATCAAAGAATTTCAGCTCAGATGGATTAGAGGAAAAATCGGGCTCGTAAGCCAGGAACCTGTGTTGTTTGCTTCGAGTATTAAAGACAACATTTTATATGGGAAGGATGGTGCATCCATTGAAGAAGTTGAAACTGCTGCAGAACATGCCAATGCTGCTAAGTTCATAGATAAGCTGCCTCAG GGGCTAGACACGATGGTTGGGCAGAATGGGATTCAACTATCCGGAGGGCAGAAACAGAGGATAGCTTTAGCCAGGGCAATCTTGAAAGATCCAAGGATTTTACTTCTAGATGAAGCTACAAGTGCACTTGATGCGGAATCGGAGAGAGTAGTGCAGGAAGCACTGGACAGGGTCATGATCAACAGAACAACACTTATTGTGGCGCATCGGTTAAGCACAGTGAAGAACGCCGATGCCATTGCTGTTATTCAGCATGGAAAGATTGTGGAAGAAG GTTCACATTCAGAATTGACGCAAGATCTTGATGGGGCATACAGTCGACTCATCCGATTGCAAGAATTTAACAAAGCTTCACCTCAAAATTCTTTAAATGATAAATCTGGGGCAGAGATTACCTCGGATTCTGGACAACAGTCGAGCCAGCATATCTCATTCTTACGATCCTTAAGCAGAGGATCATCAGAAACAGGAAACAGCAGCCGGCATTCATTCTCGTTGTCAATGGGTGTCCCCCTTCCGGTCAATGAATTGCATTCATCACTTGGGGACCCGAAAAATCTAACTTTATCACAACACAAAGTGGAGCATAAAATCCCACTATGCCGGTTGGCTCGTCTTAATAAACCCGAAATTCCGGAGTTACTACTTGGTTCTTTAGCTGCAGGTGTCAATGGCGCCATATTACCACTCTTTGGGTTCCTATTCTCCAGCGTGGTAACAACATTCTATCAGCCGGCTCACAAGCTTTGGAAGGAATCTAAATTTTGGGCTTTCATGTTCGTTCTTCTCGGTTTGGTGTCTCTTCTGGCTACCCCTCTAAAGACGTACTTCTTTTCCGTGGCAGGGTGTAAGTTGATTAAACGAATAAGACTAATGTGCTTTGAAAAAGTCGTTCACATGGAAATAAGTTGGTTCGATAAAATGGAGAACTCGAGCAGTTTAATAAGCTCACGGCTATCAACAGATGCAACATCTGTTAGAAGtttagtcggggattcacttgGATTACTTGTACAAAATATAGCAACAGCTGCGGTTGGTTTGATAATTAGTTTCACGGCTAGCTGGCAACTGTCTCTCATAGTTTTGTTCCTGCTACCTCTTATTGGACTCAATGGGTATCTTCATATGAAATTTATTGCAGGATTTAGTGCTGATGCTAAG AAATCATACGAGGAAGCGACTCAAGTTGCAGGTGATGCTATTGGAAGTATACGGACTGTTGCTTCATTTTGTGCAGAAGTAAAAATACTAAACCTACACAAGGAAAAATGTGAAGTTCCCTTGAGACTAGGAACCAAACAAGGCCTATTAAGCGGAGCAGGTTTGGGAATATCCTTGTTTTTTCTTTATTCAGTTTATGCTGTAAGTTACTATGCTGGAGCTCGATTAGTTGACGCTGGAAAGATAACGTTTGGTCACGTTTTTCGG GTTTTTCTTGGTCTTAGTATGACAGCCGTGGCAATATCTCAATCAGGGGCCCTCGCACCGGACTCCGGCAAAGCCAGGGCAGGTGCTGCTTCTATATTTACATTTCTCGACCAGGAATTGAAAATAGACTCTTTGGACAACTCTGGgacgattttggaaaatgtGAAGGGTGACATTGAGTTTCGTAATGTTAGTTTTAAGTATCCAAGCAGACCTGATGTTCAGATTTTCAAAGATTTGTGCTTGGCCATTCACTCAGGCAAG acTGTTGCGCTCGTCGGTGAAAGTGGTTGCGGAAAATCGACCATCCTATCTTTGCTGCAACGATTTTATGATCCAGATGCAGGACAAATCACTCTAGATGGCGTCGAAGTTCAAACTCTGAAGTTGAAGTGGTTAAGAAAACAGATGGGGCTAGTAAGCCAAGAGCCTGTTCTATTCAACGACACAATTCGGGCCAACATTGCCTATGGAAAGGAAGGCAACGCCACGGAGACCGAAATTTTTGCTGCTGCGGAGTTGGCTAATGCACATAAATTCGTCAGTAGTTTACAAGAG